The genomic DNA GCCCAGGTCGGAAAAGACGACAAGATGTTTGGATCCGTGACGGCCAAGGATATTGCGGAAGGGTTGGCTGAGCAAGGATTCACCGTGGATCGCCGCAAGATCCAGCTGGCCCAGCCCATCAAGGAACTCGGCACCTTCGCCATTGCCATCAAGCTGCCGCGCGAAGTCACCGCCACCATTGCGGTCCATGTGGTGAAGAAGCAAGACGAGCAAGAAGCGCAAGCAGAGCCGGAAGAAGCCGCACCAACCGCATAACCC from Nitrospira sp. ND1 includes the following:
- the rplI gene encoding 50S ribosomal protein L9, with protein sequence MKVILQETLEGVGDLGDLLDVSNGFARNYLLPRKKAVEANSRNIKEFEHAKRAAAEKAKKEKQDIEAHGKKISAVSLTVAAQVGKDDKMFGSVTAKDIAEGLAEQGFTVDRRKIQLAQPIKELGTFAIAIKLPREVTATIAVHVVKKQDEQEAQAEPEEAAPTA